The following proteins are encoded in a genomic region of Vibrio sinaloensis:
- a CDS encoding ABC transporter ATP-binding protein, whose product MTGLALTNVTKSYGDTQVLHGIDLDIKQGEFVVFVGPSGCGKSTLLRMIAGLEEITSGDLFIEEARVNDLPAAMRGIAMVFQTYALYPHMTVYDNMAFAMRIAKESKEAIHERVMEAARMLQLEPYLDRLPKALSGGQRQRVAIGRAIVRQPKVFLFDEPLSNLDAALRVQTRIEIANLKEQLEQTTMIYVTHDQVEAMTLADRIVVLSAGKIEQVGTPLELYTNPANVFVAQFIGSPAMNLSTATLVSAGERCKVKAESGLEIDIPIAANPDLSGSQLQLGVRPEDYLVAEQEDAIISGTVLFVESLGEVTLLHINADGHDEAIVAKLPGILDFHRGEQIYLKADVEKIHLFNQDGISLKHL is encoded by the coding sequence ATGACAGGATTAGCTTTAACCAACGTAACGAAATCATATGGTGACACTCAAGTTCTGCACGGTATCGATCTGGATATAAAGCAAGGGGAATTTGTGGTGTTTGTCGGCCCATCGGGTTGTGGTAAGTCGACCTTATTACGCATGATTGCCGGACTTGAAGAGATCACCTCTGGAGATCTCTTTATTGAGGAAGCGCGCGTTAACGATTTACCCGCCGCCATGCGCGGCATTGCCATGGTATTTCAAACTTACGCCCTCTATCCGCACATGACGGTGTACGACAATATGGCGTTTGCGATGCGCATTGCCAAAGAGTCAAAAGAAGCCATTCATGAGCGAGTAATGGAAGCGGCCAGAATGCTGCAACTGGAACCTTACCTAGACCGCTTACCAAAAGCGCTGTCTGGGGGCCAGAGACAACGGGTGGCGATTGGTCGCGCGATTGTTCGCCAGCCAAAGGTGTTTCTATTTGATGAGCCTCTTTCCAATTTGGATGCTGCGCTACGGGTGCAAACGCGAATTGAAATTGCCAACCTTAAAGAGCAACTCGAACAAACCACGATGATTTATGTCACCCACGATCAAGTCGAAGCCATGACGCTGGCAGATCGAATTGTGGTGCTGTCGGCAGGTAAAATCGAGCAAGTGGGCACCCCGCTAGAACTCTATACCAACCCAGCCAATGTGTTTGTCGCGCAGTTTATCGGCTCGCCCGCGATGAACCTTAGTACCGCCACATTGGTTTCAGCGGGAGAGCGCTGCAAAGTCAAGGCTGAGAGTGGGCTTGAGATTGACATCCCCATTGCGGCTAACCCAGATCTAAGCGGCAGCCAATTGCAATTAGGGGTAAGGCCTGAAGACTACCTCGTCGCCGAACAAGAGGACGCAATCATCTCCGGAACCGTCTTGTTTGTTGAATCATTAGGTGAGGTGACCTTGCTGCACATTAATGCCGACGGTCATGACGAAGCGATTGTTGCTAAGTTGCCCGGGATCTTAGACTTCCATCGTGGAGAGCAGATCTACCTTAAGGCCGATGTGGAAAAAATCCATCTGTTCAATCAAGACGGGATATCGCTAAAGCATCTCTAA
- a CDS encoding cupin domain-containing protein — protein sequence MLNMNLSQRVVVNTAEMEWVASPAKGVWRKPLEREAAESGHTTSIVRYEAGSQFQTHYHPMGEEIFVLAGVFSDEHGDYPAGTYLRNPPGSHHAPFSRQGCDILVKLNQFDPRDEATVRVDTHSQSWLPGIGGLEVMPLHEFEHEHVALVKWPAGERFQPHRHFGGEEILVLSGEFADEYGRYSAGSWIRSPHMSEHFPYVEQPTVILVKTGHLPVD from the coding sequence ATGCTCAATATGAATTTGTCTCAGCGAGTGGTGGTCAACACCGCCGAGATGGAATGGGTCGCCAGTCCAGCAAAAGGCGTGTGGCGCAAACCACTTGAGCGAGAAGCGGCTGAATCCGGACACACCACCAGTATTGTTCGTTATGAGGCTGGCTCTCAATTTCAAACCCACTATCATCCTATGGGCGAAGAGATCTTTGTATTGGCAGGTGTGTTTTCAGACGAACATGGCGACTACCCGGCCGGGACCTACTTACGTAATCCACCTGGCAGTCACCACGCGCCTTTTAGCCGCCAAGGCTGCGATATTCTGGTCAAGCTCAATCAGTTTGACCCGCGTGATGAAGCGACGGTCCGAGTCGATACCCACAGCCAGAGCTGGTTGCCCGGCATCGGAGGATTAGAAGTCATGCCGCTGCATGAGTTTGAGCATGAGCATGTGGCATTGGTCAAATGGCCCGCTGGCGAGAGATTCCAACCACATCGTCACTTTGGTGGAGAAGAGATATTGGTCCTGTCTGGTGAGTTTGCCGATGAATATGGCCGCTATTCAGCGGGCAGTTGGATACGCAGTCCACATATGAGTGAGCATTTTCCTTATGTCGAGCAGCCCACCGTTATTCTGGTCAAAACTGGCCATCTACCGGTGGATTGA
- a CDS encoding ABC transporter substrate-binding protein has protein sequence MKTTLIASSIAVAVLSLPTIAADLKYTPGEDARFNWQSYEALKSQDLKGQTVTIFGPWLTEDKELVESVIAYFEQATGATVNYSGSDSFEQQIAIDVQAGSAPNIAIFPQPGLAADLASKGFLTPLEPKMADWINDNYAAGSSWVDLGTFAGKDGKEALYGFFYKVDLKSLVWYVPENFEDAGYEVPQTMEELKALTEQIVADGETPWCVGLGSGGATGWPATDWVEDMMLRTQSPADYDKWVTNELKFNDAKVVNAIEEFGWFVRNDAFVDGGARAVAATDFRDSPKGLFTSPVKCYMHRQASFIPSFFPEGTVLGTDADFFYFPAYESKDLGKPVLGAGTMWSITKDSPAARAFMEFLQSPIAHEIWMAQSGFLTPHKGANVDAYGNDTLKKQGEILLQATTFRFDGSDLMPGKVGAGAFWTGMVDYSGGKSAQDVANDVQTTWDALK, from the coding sequence ATGAAAACCACTCTAATTGCTAGTTCGATTGCTGTCGCAGTGCTCTCGCTCCCTACGATTGCTGCTGACTTAAAATATACCCCCGGTGAAGACGCTCGCTTTAATTGGCAAAGCTATGAAGCGCTCAAAAGCCAAGATCTCAAAGGACAAACCGTTACCATTTTCGGTCCGTGGTTGACCGAAGATAAAGAGTTAGTTGAAAGCGTTATCGCCTACTTCGAACAGGCGACAGGCGCCACAGTCAACTACTCAGGTTCAGACTCATTCGAGCAACAGATTGCGATTGACGTCCAAGCCGGTAGTGCCCCTAACATCGCCATTTTCCCTCAGCCGGGCCTTGCCGCTGACCTTGCTTCAAAAGGCTTCTTAACTCCGCTAGAGCCAAAAATGGCAGATTGGATCAACGACAATTATGCCGCGGGTTCATCTTGGGTCGATTTGGGCACCTTTGCCGGTAAAGATGGTAAAGAAGCGTTATATGGTTTTTTCTATAAAGTGGACCTCAAATCGCTCGTTTGGTACGTGCCTGAAAACTTTGAAGATGCGGGCTACGAAGTGCCACAAACGATGGAAGAGCTCAAAGCGCTCACAGAGCAGATCGTTGCGGATGGCGAGACACCTTGGTGTGTTGGGTTAGGTTCGGGTGGCGCCACAGGTTGGCCAGCGACGGACTGGGTGGAAGACATGATGCTGCGCACTCAATCTCCAGCAGACTACGATAAATGGGTCACCAATGAGCTCAAGTTCAACGACGCAAAAGTGGTCAACGCGATTGAGGAGTTTGGTTGGTTTGTGCGTAACGATGCCTTTGTCGACGGTGGGGCTCGTGCAGTCGCGGCCACCGATTTCCGTGATTCACCAAAAGGACTCTTCACTTCACCAGTGAAATGTTACATGCATCGTCAAGCTTCGTTCATTCCAAGCTTCTTCCCTGAAGGCACAGTGTTGGGTACAGATGCCGACTTCTTCTACTTCCCTGCCTACGAGTCTAAAGACTTAGGTAAGCCGGTTCTGGGTGCAGGTACGATGTGGAGTATCACCAAAGACTCGCCTGCTGCGCGTGCGTTTATGGAGTTCTTACAATCTCCAATTGCTCATGAGATTTGGATGGCTCAGTCAGGTTTCTTAACCCCGCACAAAGGCGCCAATGTCGACGCTTATGGCAACGACACACTGAAGAAACAAGGGGAAATCTTGCTTCAAGCGACCACGTTCCGCTTCGATGGTTCTGATCTGATGCCGGGCAAAGTCGGCGCTGGTGCATTCTGGACCGGTATGGTCGACTACAGCGGTGGCAAGTCTGCGCAAGATGTTGCCAACGATGTGCAAACCACTTGGGATGCATTGAAATAG
- a CDS encoding LacI family DNA-binding transcriptional regulator: MQNKKPTLKTVAEYLGVSTATVSNAFNRPNQLSQSLRERILSECENLGYSGPSITARSLRTGKTGVIGLLLADNLAFNFTDPVATEFLTGISQMLDQEHVNMLMLPSKTENYQNTQVETIPDSFIVYGKPMDANVMNLITRQRKPLVTVDFCWPDVPSINVDNEQACYDIACHAIRSPQDQILILGLRLESTNALALANLDHLYTEEESVSRCRFEGYKRAIRDQGATLDVENVWQIHELEKKVLKTMLRGALTSPKRADVLLCMSDKIALAALEVTQELGLQVPEQIRIVGFDDIPAAEPAGLTTVRQPIMHKGQLAAQMAMGHIPYQTMVLETELMTRSTS; the protein is encoded by the coding sequence ATGCAAAACAAAAAGCCAACACTTAAAACCGTAGCTGAATATCTTGGGGTTTCAACCGCGACGGTCTCTAATGCTTTTAATCGACCGAATCAGTTATCTCAGTCTTTGAGAGAGAGAATCCTCTCTGAGTGTGAGAACCTCGGCTATAGCGGGCCAAGTATTACCGCTCGCAGTTTGCGCACTGGAAAAACAGGGGTGATAGGGCTGTTGCTCGCTGACAATCTGGCGTTCAACTTTACCGATCCAGTCGCGACAGAGTTTCTGACCGGCATTTCTCAAATGCTCGACCAAGAGCACGTCAACATGTTGATGCTGCCGTCTAAGACCGAGAACTACCAAAATACCCAAGTGGAAACCATCCCCGATAGCTTTATTGTCTATGGTAAGCCGATGGACGCCAACGTGATGAATTTGATCACCCGTCAGCGCAAGCCCTTAGTGACGGTGGATTTCTGCTGGCCTGATGTGCCCTCGATTAACGTCGATAACGAACAAGCTTGTTACGACATTGCTTGTCACGCCATTCGTAGCCCGCAAGACCAAATCTTGATTCTAGGTTTGCGACTTGAATCCACCAATGCTTTGGCACTGGCTAACCTCGACCATCTTTACACCGAGGAAGAATCCGTTTCTCGTTGTCGATTCGAGGGCTACAAACGTGCGATTCGTGATCAAGGGGCGACGCTTGATGTAGAAAATGTTTGGCAGATACATGAGTTAGAGAAAAAGGTATTGAAAACCATGTTGCGCGGCGCGCTGACTTCACCAAAGCGCGCCGATGTATTGCTGTGTATGAGTGACAAGATTGCCCTTGCCGCCCTCGAGGTGACTCAAGAGCTTGGGCTACAAGTCCCTGAACAGATACGTATTGTTGGTTTTGACGACATTCCAGCCGCTGAGCCAGCGGGCTTGACCACGGTCAGACAGCCGATTATGCATAAAGGGCAGCTTGCTGCTCAAATGGCGATGGGGCATATCCCCTACCAAACCATGGTGCTCGAGACTGAGTTAATGACTCGCAGTACCAGTTAA
- a CDS encoding carbohydrate ABC transporter permease, whose translation MEQLYSSLFIMALGVASCVVYFLGTNWLLSVIFPTKNVSNQVMARNLRRAASIRPWLFLGPALSFLGLYLVYPVFESVVLSLHDRNGDQYVGLSNYAWLFNDPEFRESLFNNLLWLLVVPAASTFFGLVIAALTDKVSWGNIAKSLIFMPMAISFIGASIIWKFVYDYRAPGSEQIGILNAVVEAFGGTAQAWITIPFWNNFFLMVILIWIQTGFAMVILSAALRGIPEETVEAAVLDGANGVQIFFKILIPQIWGTIAVVWTTITILVLKVFDIVLAMTNGQWSTQVLANMMFDWMFRGGGDFGRGAAIAVIIMVAVIPVMVWNMRQASAQMEDR comes from the coding sequence ATGGAACAGCTCTACTCCTCTTTATTTATCATGGCGTTAGGCGTTGCCAGTTGCGTGGTCTACTTTTTAGGGACCAACTGGTTGTTGAGCGTGATCTTTCCCACCAAAAACGTATCCAACCAAGTCATGGCTCGTAACCTAAGGCGCGCAGCCTCGATTCGTCCCTGGCTGTTTCTCGGCCCGGCCTTGAGTTTCCTTGGTCTGTATTTGGTTTATCCGGTATTTGAGTCTGTGGTGTTATCCCTGCATGACCGAAACGGTGACCAGTATGTCGGACTGTCCAATTACGCGTGGCTATTTAACGATCCTGAGTTTCGCGAGTCGCTGTTTAACAACTTATTGTGGTTGCTGGTGGTACCTGCTGCCTCGACCTTCTTTGGGCTAGTGATCGCTGCACTGACTGACAAAGTCAGTTGGGGCAATATCGCCAAGAGTCTGATCTTTATGCCGATGGCGATTTCATTCATTGGTGCGTCCATCATCTGGAAGTTCGTCTATGACTACCGGGCACCGGGATCGGAACAAATCGGCATACTTAATGCGGTTGTCGAGGCGTTTGGCGGAACCGCACAGGCTTGGATCACCATTCCGTTTTGGAACAACTTCTTCTTGATGGTGATCTTAATCTGGATCCAAACCGGTTTTGCCATGGTGATCCTCTCAGCGGCGCTGCGTGGCATTCCAGAAGAGACCGTTGAAGCGGCCGTACTTGACGGTGCCAATGGCGTGCAAATCTTCTTCAAAATATTGATTCCGCAAATCTGGGGCACCATCGCGGTGGTCTGGACCACGATCACCATCTTAGTGCTCAAAGTCTTCGATATTGTGTTGGCCATGACCAACGGCCAATGGAGCACTCAAGTCCTCGCCAACATGATGTTTGACTGGATGTTCCGTGGCGGCGGCGACTTTGGACGCGGCGCGGCGATCGCCGTCATTATTATGGTTGCGGTTATCCCGGTGATGGTTTGGAACATGCGCCAAGCAAGCGCGCAAATGGAGGATCGCTAA
- a CDS encoding DUF3283 family protein, producing the protein MSINLSTLPASEKNKIELDKQASFLVWKLREAKAMPDEIDQQAAKIADDDEKASFLESVEKYKRVMGVA; encoded by the coding sequence ATGTCGATCAACTTGTCTACTCTTCCAGCGAGCGAGAAGAACAAAATTGAGCTTGATAAACAAGCGTCGTTTTTGGTTTGGAAACTCCGAGAAGCGAAGGCTATGCCTGATGAAATCGATCAGCAAGCCGCGAAAATTGCTGACGATGATGAGAAAGCCTCATTCTTAGAGTCTGTTGAAAAATACAAACGAGTAATGGGCGTGGCGTAA
- a CDS encoding LysR family transcriptional regulator, with amino-acid sequence MSSIFGNIDDLYLFCSVVEQGSLLSASKKLHLPVSTMSRRLSALEQRLGTRLLEKRGRELVATQSGLEAFEQLKSGMESIEVGFGQMLSETQAVSGKIKLAIPHNFYQAFVGEVVEQFLVDFPHVSLDLVLSQEQAVPQTDRDLLMTFDLTEMDEMIARPLFKAHQGFFVSPEYLQSVGEIADLSALSKLNWVSVDHALDISVFEQEQLVDVISIKPKLIVNDIIAVCGAVEKGLGVAALPFRHVHQRMNLVRVLPQYQRGVRQAYLVYKQRRYQPKALSLLIERLLAGVEKMQNPRHFTV; translated from the coding sequence ATGAGTTCCATATTTGGAAACATTGACGATCTCTATTTGTTCTGTTCGGTGGTCGAGCAGGGCTCATTACTCTCCGCATCAAAGAAACTGCACTTGCCCGTCTCTACCATGTCACGCCGCTTGTCTGCTCTTGAGCAACGCTTAGGCACACGTTTGCTGGAAAAGAGGGGCAGAGAGCTGGTCGCCACTCAAAGTGGTTTAGAAGCCTTTGAGCAGCTAAAGAGTGGCATGGAATCGATTGAAGTTGGCTTTGGGCAAATGCTCAGTGAAACTCAGGCAGTGTCTGGGAAAATCAAGCTGGCCATCCCTCATAACTTTTATCAAGCGTTTGTTGGGGAAGTGGTTGAGCAGTTTTTGGTTGATTTTCCTCACGTCTCGCTCGATCTTGTGCTTAGTCAGGAGCAAGCTGTTCCGCAAACAGACAGAGACTTGCTGATGACGTTTGATCTGACTGAGATGGATGAGATGATCGCGCGGCCCTTGTTTAAAGCTCATCAGGGCTTCTTTGTCAGCCCTGAGTATTTGCAAAGTGTAGGTGAGATTGCAGATCTTTCCGCGCTGAGCAAGCTGAATTGGGTGAGCGTCGATCACGCGCTCGATATTTCGGTGTTCGAGCAAGAGCAGTTGGTCGATGTGATAAGCATTAAACCCAAGTTGATCGTGAACGACATTATTGCGGTCTGCGGCGCGGTGGAAAAAGGGCTTGGGGTGGCGGCTCTCCCTTTTCGCCACGTTCACCAGCGAATGAACCTAGTGCGTGTGTTGCCACAATATCAGCGTGGGGTACGGCAAGCCTATCTGGTTTATAAACAGCGCCGCTATCAACCAAAAGCGTTAAGCTTGCTGATTGAGCGGCTATTGGCTGGTGTGGAAAAAATGCAAAACCCAAGGCACTTTACAGTGTAA
- a CDS encoding DUF2798 domain-containing protein — MSRKQFWITALLSSFTMALFMSGLISGYRLGFSSDWPAIWRESFVVAWPVALTLNLTVLPQIRRLSIWLAGTNPVSQA; from the coding sequence ATGAGTCGCAAACAATTTTGGATTACCGCCCTACTGTCATCGTTCACTATGGCCCTATTCATGTCGGGGCTGATCTCTGGTTATCGACTGGGCTTTAGTAGTGACTGGCCTGCTATCTGGCGCGAGAGCTTTGTTGTCGCATGGCCAGTGGCATTGACCCTGAATCTGACGGTGCTGCCACAAATACGCAGACTATCCATTTGGCTAGCCGGGACAAATCCGGTTTCACAGGCATAA
- the gtfA gene encoding sucrose phosphorylase: protein MQNKVQLITYVDRLSGADLPALTSLLTTELNDLFAGVHLLPFFYPIDGSDAGFDPIDHQQVDPRLGGWAEVKQLSQHCDIMADLIVNHASAQSPQFLDVLDKGELSPYWPLFLKEQDIFPEGITDQQAGAIYRPRPSRCFSLKTLKSGQQVNFWTTFTDNQIDINVEHPQGKAYLEQVLGLFADSGIKIIRLDAAGYAIKRPNTSCFMLDDTFDFIDHLSRRANELGMETVAEIHSHYQTQIDVAKRVHRVYDFALPPLVLHALSANDVDPLIHWLSIAPRNCLTVLDTHDGIGIIDAGPEGDKPGLLNAAQIDKLVETIHANSHGQSRLATGAAANNLDLYQVNCSYYEALGKNDFHYLIARAIQFFSPGVPQVYYAGLLAMDNDMALLEQTQVGRDINRPYLDRQTLSKQLQQPVVRGLMALIQLRNTQPAFDGEFQLSGGGQMLTLAWQHQNDRVEFALDLSQQRAQISSQLNGQTERIDLSTLAKG from the coding sequence ATGCAAAACAAAGTTCAATTGATCACTTACGTCGACCGCTTAAGTGGCGCAGATTTACCCGCTTTAACCTCACTGCTAACCACTGAACTAAACGATCTGTTTGCAGGGGTACATCTGTTACCCTTCTTTTATCCGATTGATGGCAGTGATGCTGGGTTTGATCCTATCGATCATCAACAAGTCGATCCTCGTTTGGGCGGCTGGGCTGAGGTTAAACAGTTAAGTCAGCACTGTGACATCATGGCGGATCTGATTGTGAACCATGCGTCGGCGCAATCACCACAGTTCTTGGATGTGCTGGATAAAGGAGAGTTATCGCCATACTGGCCGCTGTTTTTAAAGGAGCAAGATATCTTTCCGGAAGGGATTACTGACCAGCAAGCAGGCGCCATCTATCGACCTCGTCCGAGCCGCTGCTTTAGCCTTAAAACACTCAAATCAGGTCAACAGGTTAACTTCTGGACCACTTTTACCGACAATCAGATTGATATCAACGTTGAACATCCGCAGGGGAAAGCCTACCTCGAGCAGGTACTGGGGCTGTTTGCCGATAGTGGGATCAAAATCATTCGACTCGATGCGGCGGGTTACGCAATCAAGCGACCCAACACCAGTTGTTTTATGCTCGATGACACCTTTGATTTTATTGACCACCTCTCCCGTCGCGCTAACGAACTGGGCATGGAAACCGTTGCTGAGATCCATAGCCACTACCAAACTCAAATAGACGTCGCAAAGCGGGTTCACCGCGTTTATGATTTCGCCTTGCCACCTCTGGTGCTGCATGCGCTATCCGCCAATGATGTCGATCCGCTCATCCACTGGTTGAGCATCGCCCCGCGCAACTGTCTCACCGTATTGGATACCCACGATGGCATTGGCATCATAGATGCGGGCCCGGAAGGAGATAAACCGGGGCTACTCAATGCAGCGCAAATCGACAAGCTAGTGGAAACCATTCATGCCAACAGTCACGGGCAAAGCCGGCTGGCAACCGGTGCAGCGGCCAACAACCTCGATCTATACCAAGTTAACTGCAGTTACTATGAAGCCTTGGGCAAAAACGATTTTCATTACCTCATCGCGCGCGCGATTCAATTCTTTAGTCCTGGCGTGCCTCAAGTTTACTACGCAGGTTTACTGGCGATGGACAATGACATGGCTCTGCTGGAGCAAACCCAGGTTGGGCGGGATATCAATCGCCCCTATCTAGACCGACAAACGCTCAGCAAACAATTGCAACAACCGGTTGTACGAGGTTTGATGGCGCTGATTCAGCTTCGCAACACTCAGCCCGCCTTTGATGGAGAGTTTCAACTCTCAGGGGGCGGTCAAATGCTGACTCTCGCTTGGCAGCATCAAAACGACCGCGTGGAATTCGCCCTTGACCTCAGTCAGCAACGTGCCCAGATTTCTAGTCAGCTCAATGGTCAAACCGAGCGAATAGACTTAAGCACGCTGGCTAAAGGCTAA
- a CDS encoding YebC/PmpR family DNA-binding transcriptional regulator, producing the protein MGRSFEVRKASMAKTAGAKIKVYSKYGKEIYMCAKNGGSDPDMNLSLKHLIAKAKKDQVPAHVIEKALDKANGGGGEDYQPARYEGFGPGGTSVIVDCLTDNGNRTFQDVRQCFVKTGAKIGVEGSVSHMFDHQAVFQFKGDDDEIILETLMMEDVDVTDVELEDGVITVFAPHTEFFKTKTALNAAFPDLTLDVEEITFVPQTHTPVAGEDAEKFQKFLDMLDDCDDVQQVYHNAEL; encoded by the coding sequence ATGGGAAGAAGTTTTGAAGTGCGCAAAGCCTCAATGGCGAAAACTGCTGGCGCAAAAATTAAAGTTTATTCCAAATACGGTAAAGAAATTTACATGTGCGCGAAAAACGGTGGTTCAGACCCAGATATGAACCTGTCGCTAAAGCACCTGATTGCTAAGGCGAAGAAAGACCAAGTTCCAGCACACGTTATTGAAAAAGCGCTTGATAAAGCTAACGGTGGCGGCGGTGAAGATTACCAACCTGCACGCTACGAAGGTTTTGGCCCAGGTGGAACAAGTGTGATTGTTGACTGTTTAACAGACAACGGTAACCGTACATTCCAAGATGTTCGCCAGTGCTTTGTTAAGACAGGTGCAAAAATTGGTGTAGAAGGCTCCGTTTCTCACATGTTCGATCATCAAGCGGTATTCCAATTTAAGGGCGATGATGACGAAATCATTCTCGAAACCCTAATGATGGAAGACGTGGATGTCACTGACGTTGAGTTAGAAGATGGTGTGATCACGGTATTTGCGCCTCACACTGAGTTCTTCAAAACCAAAACCGCGTTGAACGCTGCATTCCCAGATTTGACTCTAGACGTTGAAGAAATTACTTTCGTTCCTCAAACGCACACGCCAGTTGCAGGTGAAGACGCCGAGAAGTTCCAAAAATTCTTGGATATGCTAGACGACTGTGATGATGTTCAGCAGGTTTATCACAACGCTGAGCTGTAA
- a CDS encoding carbohydrate ABC transporter permease, whose protein sequence is MSDSTTANQAKFGLSKLRRSPLTLLVHFSVLVIVVMWTLPTAGLFISSFRDKDQLALSGWWTSLTSSQQNLVERTDHPDQQIQQGDQYLLSGQLLVNGQPSTISAFGFSSREPTKYQPGDVAEMNGGGTLTVAENGEYRMTSPEPFKGSRGKRIFFTAVVPPKFGLANYEEVLTAEGIGRSFINSLTVTIPATVIPILIAAYAAYALSWMKMPGRNLLIALVVGLLVVPLQMSLIPLLRLYNDIGAFFGVGAKTYLGIWLAHTGFGLPLAIYLLRNYISSLPREIIESAKVDGATDFEIFMRIVLPLSFPALASFGIFQFLWVWNDLLVATVFLGTGEEHMVLTARLRELLGSRGGNWEILTASAFVSIAVPLAVFFTLQRYLVRGLLSGSVK, encoded by the coding sequence ATGTCAGATTCAACCACAGCGAACCAAGCCAAATTCGGTTTGAGCAAATTAAGACGCTCGCCGCTGACCCTGCTGGTGCATTTCTCAGTACTGGTCATCGTGGTGATGTGGACGCTACCGACTGCGGGGCTGTTTATCTCGTCGTTTCGTGATAAAGACCAACTGGCGCTTTCGGGCTGGTGGACCTCCCTCACCAGTTCACAACAAAATCTGGTTGAGCGCACCGACCATCCTGACCAACAAATTCAACAGGGCGACCAGTACCTGCTGTCAGGACAACTGCTAGTCAATGGTCAACCCAGTACCATCAGCGCGTTTGGTTTTTCTTCCCGTGAACCCACCAAGTATCAGCCTGGCGACGTCGCCGAGATGAACGGTGGGGGTACGCTCACGGTTGCCGAAAATGGCGAATATCGCATGACCTCACCTGAGCCATTCAAAGGCTCGCGAGGAAAACGCATCTTCTTTACCGCGGTCGTCCCACCCAAGTTTGGTTTAGCCAACTATGAAGAAGTCTTGACGGCAGAAGGGATTGGTCGCTCATTTATCAATTCACTCACAGTGACCATACCGGCGACGGTCATCCCGATTCTGATTGCCGCCTACGCCGCGTACGCCCTCTCTTGGATGAAAATGCCCGGGCGCAATCTATTAATTGCGCTGGTGGTTGGCTTGTTAGTCGTGCCCCTGCAAATGTCCTTGATTCCACTGTTGCGGCTGTATAACGACATTGGCGCGTTTTTCGGCGTCGGTGCCAAGACGTATCTCGGGATTTGGCTTGCCCACACGGGCTTTGGCCTGCCCCTTGCCATCTATTTACTGCGTAACTACATCTCCAGTTTGCCGAGAGAGATCATCGAGTCGGCCAAAGTGGATGGCGCTACCGACTTCGAAATCTTTATGCGTATCGTGCTGCCGCTCTCGTTTCCTGCCCTCGCCTCGTTTGGCATCTTCCAGTTCTTGTGGGTGTGGAACGATCTGTTGGTCGCCACCGTGTTCCTCGGTACCGGTGAAGAGCACATGGTGTTGACCGCAAGATTACGTGAGCTACTCGGCTCTCGTGGCGGCAACTGGGAGATCCTTACCGCATCAGCGTTTGTGTCTATCGCAGTGCCGCTCGCGGTGTTCTTTACCCTACAACGATACTTAGTTCGTGGACTTCTTTCTGGCTCGGTCAAATAA